The window ACCAAAGTAACGTTTTTCATGTTGCTCCGAATTAAGTTCTGCAAAATTCTATAGAAATCTGACATCCGAGTAGAATTATTTTTCATCTAATCTATGCATTACTCAACCAAAACACTATGAAATTACTATTACAACcctttaaacaaaattttatagTTTTTCACATAAGCCTCACAAATTTACCCTTACCTTTTTCATTGCCGACGTCACAGATTCTGGGTAGTGTTAGGTGGGGATGGGGCGTATGGTTCAACACAAGACAAAGAGATCAGATTTTGTGGCTGGGTAAATTTTTCATGGGAATGAGAGAGATGGGAAGAGAGATGTGGTGGTGGCTGATGGTGGTGATGAGTTGAGGACGTGGTATGGTTTTCGTCGGTTACGATGGATGCTGAGTTGTATTTTTCAATCATTGGAGGAGCTTTGTGATGTTTTGGTCCACAAATGTTGAGTTTTGTTTATTATAAAGTTGGTACATGCAACCCGTCTCTCTCTCATCAACTCTCATACCACTGTAACCCCATTCTTGGTTTTCCCCAGTGCGAAGCTATATAAGAGCAAGGAGGGGCAGTCGCCCCTCTCTTTGCTGGAAGTTAAGCTCAAGAGTGACGGTCCACCCCTCCGGTCGCATCAAAAAACTTGCAGCACCATAAGGGACAAAGTTCCAAAAATCttagaggaggaggaagaagaatttCAGCCATCAGAATCCAAACTCGCGACCCATTCTCCCCTCCCTATTTGAACCCCTGCACCTCGCAGATCTCATACGCAGATGAGGTTTGAAGCTCAAAGGAAAACTGGCGGCGCTAGTGTGTGATGGCATGAGCAAATGGGAGAGGCGTTGGGCTATCGTAATTTTGGGCTATAAGcttttaggctttttagccaaaatagtccctAAGATTTGTATAACACATCGCTttagtccctgagattgaaaatcaatagaaatggtccctgagattgtccatcatctattattttggtccttccattaaaaactctgtTAAGTGGTTCTGGAGCTCATATCGGAAACTGAGATTTTTGgctggaagtttgggcaatgttcaaagcttcataactcaatcgtgtcttaaccaaattcgacttataatatatcaaaatgaagacaGGAAAGTgttgaacaagattatacctatttggaagcccaatggttgccggagatggctggaaaatagcctgaaaggtgactggtccatagaaaaattggaaaactcgtcggaaactgggtaaactttaaacgttcataacttcttcaatactcaatgaaaattgagtgattcaaaaatgaaaatcatacttctcgacgagacaaagagaatggcaCCTTTTCGATGGCTAAcacgccgtggtttggccggaaaacatcCTGAAAGGTGATTGGTCTGTGGAAAAGTTGGAAAACTTGCCAAAAACTAGGTAAATTTTAACCATTCATAGCATCTTCaataatcaacaaaatcaagtgattcaaaactgaaaatcatacttcttgacAAGACAAGGAGAATGGTATCTTTCTCGATGGCTAACTCGTTGTGGTTTGGCTGAAAAACGGTTTGAAAGTGCCTATCTTGGTCTCATCAAGTTAGCCATTTTCGAGccgtttttcggccaaaccacggcgagttagccgtcgaaaaaggtaccattctctttgtctcatcaagaagtatgttttttgtttttgaatcactcgattttgttgagtattgaagaagttatgaacgtttaaagtttacccagtttccggcgagttttgtAGTTTTCCTGCGGatcagtcacctttcaggctattttctggccatctcTGGCAATtgttgggcttccaaataggtataatcttgttcaacactttcctattttcatttaaacttttctattttcattttgatatattatgggcctaatttggttaagaaacgattgagttacgaagctttgaaaattgcccaaacttccggccaaaAAGCTCAGTTTCTGGTTTGAGCTTCGGGACCACTTAACGAAGTTTgtaacagaatgaccaaaataatagatggtgaacaatcttagggaccacttctattgattttcgaTCTCAGAAatcaaagtgatgtgttatgtaaATTCATGgatcattttggttaaaaagccaaactttcaaaacaaaaacaaaagaaaaaaaatgaggtcCTGGGCTGCTGCAGTCGTGGCGTTGTTTTCAACAAAAGAGAGAATATTGTGTAGGATTTCAATTTCAGCACATTTACTCAGTGTTCGGTCCCTAATTTTtgggttatttatttatttatttttattattttattattttattattttatcgtCTATGTGAGGTTGAAGTGTTCGATGGGTGTGAATTTTCGTGTGAGAATCGTGGGTTGTTATTCATAACGAATACCCAATTGCTTCTCTCTATTGGGCTTCAAGATGAGGGTCGGTTGAGATTGCAATTCCCTTATAAATCAATCTTTCAATTGAATATGGAGGCGTAGGCAGTTTTTTCCCTTTATCTTCTTTGTGTTATGTTGTTTTCGATTCCAGCGTGCTGCAATTCTAGATTCCATATTGAAGAACTTGCGAATATGGAGAAGAGACACGGATGAGTTTGTGAGGATCCTGAGAATTTTCACATCACATCCGTTTATCATACATcatgcgatcagtttttgtcagatattgtttatatttaattttaaataaaaaaatttacaataatttatgatCGCATGATATATGATGAATGGATGTGATTAGAAAAATctcgagatcctcacaaagagggtCTAGAGAAAATCCTCATTCCTTACTCATTAAGTAagagtaaaataaaaaacaaatttagttGAACACGTAGAATGTGTGTGCTGATTGCTAGTTTTTTTCTTAACAAAACTCgcataaaaacacattaaactcaacaatttttaatataaatcaTCACGGGGTGGCTCAATGGTTGGAGATGAACTTTAGACTCGTATTTTACATGATACGTCTTGGGTTTGATTCTTGATTATGATGAATAGCACGATTGTGGTTAGAAGAGGTTAAAATACCTCtgagtctttttggtttctGAAAGAgtccttttttaaaaaaaaaaaaaaaaaaaatcaatttttaatataaaatcatGACTAAATATTAGGTAAAAAGGTACAAAATGTACGTGAAGTATCAACCAAACAGTACTCTTTAACCAAAAGGCTTTCAAGTTCAATTTTTACAGCAATATGTTCTCTTTTTTATGACCTCCTCCCATCATCTGAAGCATATACCACAGTTGCTGGCATTCCTggtaaacaaaaaaagaaactttCTTTGTGCCTTTCGTAGTTCTTCGGCCGCtttctgctctctctctctctctgatagCTTTGAGAGAAGAAGAATTAGAAAGCTTTTTCAGCTTGAAGAATCTCTCTCTGTCCTTGTGGGATTGTATTTCTGCAAATCTCAGGTGGATTTATGTATACGTGATACGAAATTGGACCGCGGGAATCCGCCAAGAAAGTCGTTGTATTTCCTGCAATCCCTTCCAAGTATCAGTCGTCGGATCGATTATCGCCTCAATTCTCGGATTTCGTATTTATATATAAAGGAAGGTACTTTTTAGATGCTCTGTTCATTCCAATCCATGGGTTTCATCTCtctgttcaatttttttagctttcttttgcGCATGAAATTCTTATTTTCTATATATAACTTTTGGAAACCTTtcgtattatatatatatatatatatatataagacaaCCATTCGCGGCTTTTTCATACAAGTATTCAGAATTTTGATTGTGTAGCGAGATGAACATGAATTGGAGTTGTTAAATTTCGAGCTGCATAATCACTTTCATGCTAGTTTTTCGATATAATACTCTCCAGTTTCTTTGTATGTTGGGTGCAAGTTACGGACTGGTGTTGGTAGCAAAGTAACCTGTAGTCTTAAATTCTATATATATGTTCATGTAGGCGGATGTCAAGGGCTCGCGATGAGTCTGGTGGTTGGGCTGCCTTTGACCTCAAGCAGCGCCAGAAACAAGGCCTCGAGCCTCAAGTTTACAAGGATCCTTTCCTAACTATACCGAACACTCTAACTTCTCTACATCCTCGTGTAAACGTACCGAGGAATAATGACCTTCCGGGCAGGCCTTTTTCAACTCTACTCCTCCCATCTGTAGATTGTTCAACTTCGGCAGAGAATAGGGTTGGGAAAAGACCTTTAGTAGATGGCGATTCCAGTGGGAAACAGTACACTTCCGTGGAAGACAATACATCTTCCATGAAGAAGATCATGGATCTTTACCCTTGGGCTGACGATTTCTTGATTGAGGATATTATGGTTGCAATGGATAATGATATGGATAAGGCCTCAATTTTATTGAAACAATGGTTTCCTCCGGCAGCTGTGGAGAGAATAACCAAACTAGCATTTCAAAAAAACAACTCCAGCTCAAATGTCTCTTTAAGTGATAGAGAATCTGTTCCTCAATCTCCTTCTGGCATTTCTAACCGTAACTCTACGATTCAAAACTGTCTCAAAGAGAATAAGATAGAATTGTTAACTGGTGATGATTGCGGTGTGCAAAAGCTTGCTATTGATGCAGCAAATCGGAAGCTGGTTCTGGGGAGTTTGGAGTCTGTACCCATCGAACCTGAGTGGGAAGAGGATGATGTTTACTTGAAGCATCGAAAAGATGCATTAAGGATGATGAGGTATGCTTTCTGTTCATGAACTTGCAGGATATGACTATTAAGCAGTGGCAACTGTGTTTTTCTCTCCGTGTTTGgcataattttttgttcttatgctGCCTTCTTTTTGTGTTGCCATTCTCGTTGTTTAGTCATCCACCCAAAGTAAAGGTATACCGCTTGTGCTTGTTGCCACTTCTCATATGAACATTTCTTAGGTTTCACAACAGAATTTTGTACTTTATCTTGCTGTTTTCGTCAGCTTTTTTAAACTATGTCATAGCATTGGTTCTGCAGGATATGTCGTGCTTCTTGAAAAACCTATGTTTTTGCATACTATGTCCTAGCATTGAAATTTTTCTTATCTTAAATAAACAGGTCAGCATCACAGCACTCTAAGGCAGCCACTCATGCCTTTGCAAGAGGTGACCATTTTTCCGCCCAACAACACTCAAAGAAGGCTCGAGAGGAACGGTTGGCTGCTGAAAGCCTCAATAAGAAGGCAGCCAAAGAAATTTTAAGGATCAAGAATAGCAAAAATGATTTATGGAAATTGGATTTACATGGCCTTCATGCATCTGAAGCAATTCAAGCCTTGCACGAACACCTGCAGCAAATTGAAACAAAGGAGCTATCTAATCGCTCTGTGTCACCAAACAGAGTTAAGATGGAAAAGATGATTATACGTTCTTCATCACATGAGTCGTTTAGTTGTACTGACAGAAAGAAATTGGATCAACAGAAGGCATCATCAACACAAAGATCGGCATCCTTAGAGATCATCACAGGTATAATGTTTCATTCATTGAATTTATAATTTCAGATGACATAAGTAAATAATGTCGGAATTTAATTTTATCTTCATGCATCAAAATTCTAGAATCTCTACTTTATGTTGACATAGGATAATTTGGGACATACTTATTTGTTTGCCTTATTTTTTTCTGCTAGGAAAAATATTATCATTAAATTGAAGCAAACCAGTTAAACTTAATAtcatttaggacaatctttatAAACATATGCTGTATGTTGGGGGGTAGGGATTTGGAAAATCATGGATGTACAATGATAGGTTTTAAACTTAAAGGGCAAAAATAGGGGCTGACAGAAAAGATGGTTGGAATATAACTAGGCATCAGCTTTTCAACGGTTTCAGGTTGATTTGAAGGGCCAAGATAAATGTTTCAGgttatttgaattttgggttAAGGACTGTAGAGAATAAGTGCGATTTTAAAGTCATTTCAAATCCCTCTATCTAATGTTTGTAGTTCATTTCGAACTAATTATTCTAAATCCCTTTGGTACCTGCAAATTTCCTTATCCAAACACTGTGTGTGTGAAAGTCCCTTGTGCAGGGTGAAAAAGCTAGTGAATAACCAAAACCACTTTAAGTAATGTTTGACTAGAAATATAAGTTACAGAAAACATAAGTTAGAGAATCATTTTCAGTTCTTTCGTCAGGAAGCACTCTGTGACGATGCTGGATTGGGTTgtgttttattcaaaatttatgTGCTTTTAACAGAAGTATAACCAACAAAACCGCTTCCTACCAAAACAATCCCAAAGAGGACTGAACATTGCTTGCCCTAAATTCATCTACTCATGAATGATATGTTTGCTGGAACTTGGTCATTACTTGGCAAGATGGGAAAACAGTCTTTCTGGAATCAATACAATGCTTGTTAGAGGACTAAATGAAAAAATGTGGCActacattgttttttttttccttctcggTGCGTGTGTGTCTTgtggggggtggggtgggggaagGATAGTTACAGGATGCAACCCTGATTTCTGTGTTTATACGTGTAGGGAGAGGTAATCATAGCCGAGGACAGGCTGCACTTCCAACAGCTGTGAGAAGTTTCCTTAATGAGAATGGGTGATGCATCTTTCCTTTGTGCAAGTGCTTATAAATTCACAGAATTGATACCTAGTTTTCTTTAGTTTCTTGATCTTTTCAGGTCTAATAAGCTGGCATTGGTACTGTTTAGTTTGTTGTGTAAACGATGAAATGTTATATTGCAGGTATCGTTTTGAGGAGTTGAGGCCAGGTGTAATCACAGTGCGGCCCAAGTTCCGTCACAGGTGATTGCTTCATCAAGTAACCAAATCAGTGATGATGCATGATATGTTGTTGCAAAACGCTCTTCTGCACTTGCTTTCTATGCCCAGAATATAAATCAGGCAGTTTCCTTCTTGATATCGGAGTCTCATATTTGTATGATTAGGAGTAAGGATTTAGTTTTGGACGATTAATAAGCGAGAGATTTGTATTAGTAGCCTAACTCGTGTgctaatttaaaataaatgtaTCTCATTTCTAGACGTGTAAGACTTATTTAATTGCCGAGAACCAACTGTGAACTTGATTGATTTGCAACTAATGTGAATCGGTGTCTTTAGGGTTTTCCGGAAGAGAAATGCTGGATGAACAGTTACATGAGGCTGCACCAAGTCCATGGACTCATTTTGGCAAATATATTTGAAAGTTCTTTTGCTTCTTAAGTAACAGAGAAGACTGTCATCGCATTAATTATCGTTAGATGAGCGTGGTTTAATCTATTTTCCTTCAGAAATGTCGTAACTCATCCAACGCGACGATGGTAAAGCCTTTGCCTTGTGGGTTGAAATTCGACGGAAAAAAAATAACCTTGAACTTGAACTGCAGAACGAAATCTTTAGCATAAtagcatcttcaaataaattgtCATGCTACATGCACTGCCAAGACCAAAGTAACCATATATTCATCTAAACTACAGAGAAAAGAATTTGAACTTGAATGCAAAGTAAAACACTACAACGAtctaaattatgaaaaaaagaaattgaacttGAATGCAAAAGTAAAGCAGTACTATGAAACTAGCTAAACCCACGTCCGCGCAAACTCCATCAAATCCAATATTGTTGTTTACCTTTGCAGTCACAAATTTCTCGGACAGATACGTCAGCCACAAACCGTCCATGACAATAATCTCTCGGTCCCGCGAGAGCCTTTCAACCAATGAGAAGCCTCCTTCTTGAAAACACTCATCCGAGTACTTGCCACGTGTCCTCCCCACCTCCACCCTTTCCCTCCCTTTTCTTCTTCGTTCGTTTCTCTCACTTTCATCTCCTTCCTCACTCCAAAACAGACTCTCTGTCTGTgtctgtccgtctgtctgtcttcttcttctgctgcttcattctctctccctctctctcttgcgGGCATGAAAAttggggattagggttttgatcAAATTCTCGATTCTTTCACCCCAATGGCTGCTTGTTCTCTACCTCTACCGGAACTGACCTTTCTCTCACCACAAACCACTCCTAAACGCCGCCTTTCTACCTCTggagtttctctctctagattctcTCTTATTGGATACCCTAGAGGCGGTGTTCGATCCCGAATCAGAGCGACTAAAGAGGATGGCCTTGTAGTTGAAAAGACGATCAACAAAGTCAATGGTGTCGAGTTGGGTGGTAATGGCGCTGCTGCTAGTACTAGTGGTAGCAATTACGGGTCCAATGGCTCGGTCAACAGCTACTCCAATGGCAGTGCTAATGGGGCGAGTAACGGGAGCTTGGTGAAGTTCGTGAATGGCAATGGAGTGGCAGCGGAAGTGGTGGAAGCAGTTCAAGTGTTGGAGACGAaggaggaaggaaggaggaagaatattgaggaaattggaaaggaagATGCGTGGTTTAAGCAAAGCGGGCTACCAAAAGTCGAGGTATGATTGCGTGATGTTGATTTGTTATTCAATTGTCTTTAAAGGAGTGGTGTGTGTTTATGCTAAATTATGTTGAGAGTATGAATTCCAAATTGAGGAATTAAAGTCTTATGTAATAGTTTAAATAATCTTGGGCGGACCTCTCCACTCATTTCCAATTGGTTTAGGGTTGGATGCTCACACTATAACAAGTAACAAGTTGGtattgttgagaatgaatcccactttgatgagaggagggaccttgcatgggcgtataagtaagttgggctactctctatattgccaattggttttatggtgaaacctcaacttttgaATTCAAGTATGCATATAGGTGCAGTTTGTCACAAGACATTGATTTGGAATGTAGATGGTAGAGGTAGGTTTTCTGGAATTTTCGTTGAAATCTTAATTGGTTTGCATGCACAAACAGAAATTTTTTTGATCTTCATTTCGACTTGAGGACTAGAATTCTAATTCACAGAGAGGTTTTGGACATGCTGTTACCTCAGGAAAATTGAGGTGGTTTTGTCATGGTGAAGAAAGTACTATTAGCAGTCTAATGGATCATGTTATTGATGTGGTTGGTAGGCTACGCTAAGTGGtcaaaaaaagttgtttttttCCTCATCTACTACAACACCAGAAAAAGTATACATGAAATACAGATGTGTGGATTGGTTGTAGTATTAAGAGATGCAGCAAGTATAATGTGCAGATTGttggagaaaaataaaacagagcAACCTATTGTGGTAGTGGGGCCAATGACAgagatatattttctttttattaatgtTGGAGATTGTATTTTTTACAtgatgtatgtgtgtgtgttcaCTAGGTTTACCAATATTACCATTTTCTATAGCTACTGTTTTGCGGTTATTTCAAGCCTTAGTTTTTATGGTTTAATAGCTTTTATGGTTTAGGTAACTCTGAAGCTGGCCTAGTTTTATGGGACGAGGATAGGATGAAAGATGTTTAACAAGTGAAtgtagaaagaaaataaaaatggttcATGCAAATCTTAAAGGGGGATCATTTATctcttttagtgttctaattCACGCATTAGTGACAAATAGATTCATCTAGTACTTTATTGCTAACATTGTCTTGTATGTGGAGCCAGAATCTACTCTATATAGCTGTGTTTCTTTGAGTTGGCTGTATAATATTGAAATCGCttctttttataaatttgttgGTTGCTTCATTTGtattttgagtttgaatatGTGCACACATGTGCCAAAGTAATACAGTACTTTTTGGTTTTTGCAGGTCTCTGTTGCACCTGGTGGCCGTTGGAGTAGATTTAAAACTTACTCGACAATCCAGAGGACCTTGGAAATATGGGGATTTGTTCTAAAATTCATTATAAAGGCTTGGTTAGACAATCAAAAATTTACTTATCAAGGTTAGTCACTTCCTATATAATGAAATTTCCAAAGTCAAGTACATGAGTTTTTCATTTTGGCTTTCCATGTGAGTAAaccaaaaaatggaagaaatatTAGGAAGCCCATGCAAAGCCCATGTAATAATAG of the Pyrus communis chromosome 1, drPyrComm1.1, whole genome shotgun sequence genome contains:
- the LOC137741345 gene encoding uncharacterized protein, with translation MSRARDESGGWAAFDLKQRQKQGLEPQVYKDPFLTIPNTLTSLHPRVNVPRNNDLPGRPFSTLLLPSVDCSTSAENRVGKRPLVDGDSSGKQYTSVEDNTSSMKKIMDLYPWADDFLIEDIMVAMDNDMDKASILLKQWFPPAAVERITKLAFQKNNSSSNVSLSDRESVPQSPSGISNRNSTIQNCLKENKIELLTGDDCGVQKLAIDAANRKLVLGSLESVPIEPEWEEDDVYLKHRKDALRMMRSASQHSKAATHAFARGDHFSAQQHSKKAREERLAAESLNKKAAKEILRIKNSKNDLWKLDLHGLHASEAIQALHEHLQQIETKELSNRSVSPNRVKMEKMIIRSSSHESFSCTDRKKLDQQKASSTQRSASLEIITGRGNHSRGQAALPTAVRSFLNENGYRFEELRPGVITVRPKFRHR